In Cytobacillus oceanisediminis, the following proteins share a genomic window:
- a CDS encoding group-specific protein codes for MSECKLDHTPEDVQNKFEQQKEFLPEDMSSLFQSFFQQEHTQDILNEVFHLLKKFDLASEEERTERVNRLYLVLKNV; via the coding sequence ATGAGTGAATGTAAATTGGATCACACACCGGAAGATGTACAAAATAAGTTTGAACAGCAGAAAGAATTTCTGCCGGAAGATATGAGTTCTTTGTTTCAATCTTTTTTTCAGCAGGAACATACCCAGGATATTTTAAATGAGGTATTCCATTTGCTGAAAAAATTTGATCTTGCTTCTGAGGAGGAACGAACCGAGCGAGTCAACAGGCTTTATCTTGTATTAAAAAATGTATAA
- a CDS encoding helix-turn-helix transcriptional regulator: MKECHRPVFDLAIRTADMLVRMFGSRCEVAVHDFSDLKKSLIHIAGDITDRKIGSPITDLVLNELAKHKNEVNDIANYKTQSKKGNIMKSSTIFLRDDENKVIGALCLNYDISLLMQFGGEIEEFISFDEHSSKSETFFNSVQDVIHEMVDQVLQGFRKAPSLMTLEEKVECVRQLEDKGTFLIKGATDYVASVLGVSKFTIYNYLQKIRTINELHPEAAVEHK; this comes from the coding sequence TTGAAGGAATGCCATAGACCTGTTTTTGACTTGGCGATCCGGACGGCAGATATGCTTGTTCGAATGTTTGGCTCCCGCTGTGAAGTGGCCGTCCACGATTTCAGCGACTTAAAAAAATCGCTTATTCATATAGCAGGAGATATAACGGACAGGAAGATCGGCTCACCCATCACAGATCTCGTATTGAATGAATTAGCCAAACATAAAAACGAAGTTAATGATATAGCCAATTATAAAACACAATCCAAAAAAGGAAATATCATGAAATCATCCACGATTTTTCTCCGTGATGATGAAAATAAAGTAATTGGCGCATTATGCCTTAATTATGATATTAGTTTGCTCATGCAATTTGGAGGAGAAATTGAAGAGTTTATCAGCTTTGATGAACATTCTTCTAAATCGGAGACCTTTTTTAATTCCGTCCAGGATGTTATTCACGAGATGGTGGATCAAGTACTTCAAGGCTTTAGGAAGGCACCTTCATTGATGACGCTCGAAGAAAAAGTTGAATGTGTCCGCCAGCTTGAAGATAAAGGGACATTCCTCATTAAAGGGGCAACTGATTATGTCGCATCTGTGCTGGGGGTTTCCAAATTCACTATTTATAATTACCTGCAGAAAATCAGAACAATTAATGAGCTGCACCCGGAAGCTGCCGTGGAGCATAAATAA
- the sdaAB gene encoding L-serine ammonia-lyase, iron-sulfur-dependent subunit beta, which translates to MKYRSAFDIIGPVMIGPSSSHTAGAARIGRVARTLFGKQPSKAEISLYGSFAKTYRGHGTDVAIVGGILDFDTFDERIPSALQLAEEAGIEVIFTVEDTVTDHPNTVRVKLTEGGRDLELVGISIGGGTIEITELNSFELKLSGEHPAILVVHNDQFGVISAVTNILSKHQINIGHMEVSRKEKGKMAIMVIEVDQKIGHDVMTELEGLPNITQIIRMVD; encoded by the coding sequence ATGAAATACAGATCAGCATTTGATATTATTGGCCCGGTTATGATCGGACCTTCAAGTTCCCATACAGCTGGAGCTGCACGCATTGGGCGTGTTGCCCGGACTCTTTTCGGAAAACAGCCGTCCAAAGCCGAGATTTCTTTATATGGTTCTTTTGCAAAAACCTATAGAGGACATGGTACGGATGTTGCAATTGTCGGCGGAATCCTCGACTTTGATACTTTTGACGAGCGAATTCCTTCTGCCCTGCAATTAGCTGAAGAAGCAGGGATTGAAGTCATTTTTACAGTTGAAGATACCGTTACAGACCATCCCAATACTGTAAGAGTCAAGCTTACAGAAGGGGGACGTGACCTTGAACTTGTAGGAATATCCATTGGCGGCGGCACAATTGAAATAACCGAACTGAATTCCTTTGAACTTAAATTATCTGGTGAACATCCTGCCATTTTAGTTGTTCATAACGATCAGTTTGGAGTTATCTCCGCTGTTACGAATATTTTATCAAAGCACCAGATTAATATTGGACATATGGAAGTTTCACGCAAGGAAAAAGGAAAAATGGCAATAATGGTTATTGAAGTGGATCAGAAGATCGGCCATGATGTGATGACGGAGCTTGAAGGGCTTCCGAATATCACACAAATTATTAGAATGGTTGACTAA
- the sdaAA gene encoding L-serine ammonia-lyase, iron-sulfur-dependent, subunit alpha: protein MFRNVAELVELAENKGVKIAEIMIQQEIDVTGLSRDEIIAKMDRNLTVMEQAVERGLKGVTSVTGLTGGDAVLLQKYIQSGKALSGNILLDAVSKAVATNEVNAAMGTICATPTAGSAGVVPGTLFAVKEVLNPTRMEMIEFLFTSAAFGFVVANNASISGAAGGCQAEVGSASGMAAASIVELAGGTPQQAAEAMAITLKNMLGLVCDPVAGLVEVPCVKRNAMGASNAMTAADMALAGITSRIPCDEVINAMFLIGQSMPSALRETAEGGLAATPTGRRLQEEIFGKKK, encoded by the coding sequence TTGTTTAGAAATGTTGCTGAGCTTGTTGAGCTCGCTGAAAATAAAGGTGTAAAAATTGCTGAAATCATGATTCAGCAGGAGATAGACGTAACTGGTTTAAGTCGTGATGAAATAATCGCTAAAATGGACCGTAATCTGACTGTCATGGAACAGGCAGTTGAGAGGGGATTGAAAGGCGTCACGTCTGTTACAGGCCTGACTGGCGGAGATGCAGTCCTTTTGCAAAAGTACATTCAGAGCGGAAAGGCATTATCAGGAAACATTTTATTGGACGCTGTCAGCAAAGCAGTTGCAACCAATGAAGTGAATGCAGCAATGGGTACAATTTGTGCCACCCCTACAGCAGGTTCGGCAGGCGTAGTGCCAGGTACACTGTTCGCTGTAAAAGAAGTACTCAATCCAACACGAATGGAAATGATAGAATTTCTGTTTACTTCAGCAGCATTTGGCTTTGTGGTGGCAAACAATGCCTCCATATCCGGTGCAGCAGGAGGATGTCAGGCTGAGGTAGGGTCTGCAAGCGGCATGGCTGCAGCATCCATTGTGGAATTGGCAGGCGGGACACCACAACAGGCTGCTGAAGCAATGGCGATTACACTTAAAAACATGCTGGGCCTTGTTTGTGATCCAGTTGCCGGACTAGTAGAAGTCCCATGCGTAAAGCGAAATGCCATGGGTGCTTCCAACGCCATGACAGCAGCAGACATGGCCCTCGCTGGAATTACAAGCAGAATTCCATGTGATGAAGTCATCAACGCAATGTTCTTAATCGGGCAATCCATGCCTTCAGCACTAAGGGAAACAGCTGAGGGGGGACTGGCTGCAACGCCAACCGGAAGAAGACTGCAGGAAGAGATTTTTGGGAAAAAGAAGTAA
- a CDS encoding thermonuclease family protein: MKVIRGAIITIVIVFMLLMGIAAPAAFIGLAVFLVGLYLNIQYRKYKINFKKSGWIMAAGFVLSIFLATADSDATETVSEPEKEQIMTDQDEADKKAEEEKIGEEKAKEEEAKKQEEEQARLEAEQVEKQKQEEAEKQKQEQDQNQAAESLGLELVTVGRVVDGDTIETSDGRKVRLIGVNTPESTTRVEEYGKEASQFTTSELTGKKIWMQKDVSDTDRYGRLLRIIWVDIPTDDMDENEIREKMFNAHLVLNGYAEPSTYNPDVKYSEYFRKFGREAREANKGLWALGDEGTTKGDLDSAAASGSNDSSGTASNSTSADGSTESYQNCTELRKVYPNGVPSTHPAYASKHDRDKDNFACER; the protein is encoded by the coding sequence TTGAAAGTTATAAGAGGGGCTATTATCACTATTGTTATTGTGTTTATGCTGTTAATGGGAATTGCTGCTCCTGCAGCATTTATTGGATTAGCTGTCTTTTTAGTTGGATTATATTTAAATATTCAATACCGAAAATATAAGATTAATTTTAAAAAATCTGGCTGGATTATGGCTGCTGGCTTTGTGTTATCCATTTTTTTAGCAACTGCAGATTCTGATGCAACAGAAACAGTAAGTGAACCTGAGAAAGAACAAATAATGACAGATCAGGATGAAGCAGATAAGAAGGCTGAAGAAGAAAAGATTGGTGAAGAGAAGGCTAAAGAAGAGGAAGCCAAGAAGCAGGAAGAGGAGCAAGCACGGCTAGAAGCAGAACAGGTAGAAAAACAGAAACAAGAAGAGGCTGAAAAGCAAAAACAGGAACAGGATCAAAATCAGGCTGCAGAAAGCTTGGGCCTGGAACTAGTTACCGTTGGCAGAGTAGTAGACGGTGACACAATAGAAACATCAGACGGGAGAAAGGTCCGCCTGATTGGAGTGAACACTCCCGAATCAACAACAAGAGTAGAAGAATACGGAAAAGAAGCAAGCCAATTTACCACATCTGAGCTGACTGGCAAGAAAATCTGGATGCAAAAGGATGTCTCTGACACAGACCGGTATGGCCGCCTGCTGAGAATCATTTGGGTGGATATCCCGACTGATGATATGGACGAAAATGAAATACGTGAAAAAATGTTCAATGCCCATTTGGTTCTGAATGGTTATGCCGAGCCATCCACCTACAATCCGGATGTAAAATACAGTGAATACTTCAGAAAATTCGGAAGGGAAGCAAGAGAAGCCAATAAAGGGTTATGGGCTCTCGGGGATGAGGGTACTACTAAAGGGGACCTGGATTCTGCAGCAGCCAGCGGGTCGAATGACAGCAGTGGTACAGCCAGCAATTCGACTTCCGCAGATGGCAGCACTGAGTCCTACCAAAACTGTACAGAGTTAAGAAAGGTTTATCCAAATGGTGTGCCGTCTACACATCCTGCATATGCCTCGAAACATGATCGAGACAAAGACAACTTTGCCTGCGAACGATAA
- a CDS encoding Gfo/Idh/MocA family protein — MLKEKIKVGLIGMGAVGERILRQFRQHEEFEIAALCDRNAERLDKFNAELPDAALHTNHLELLQDETIKLIYLGVPPKFHYSISMDIIKSGKHLLCEKPLANSIEEAKDMYEAAENAGIIHAMNFPMAYSPAFKVFREKIQTGELGEIKKVELHLQFTQWPREWQQNEWISSREQGGFIREVSPHFIHMILDTFGELANIRSFVEYPDDERLCETSFTTSLKLPGGIPVLFNGIAGIGQKEHLSFKVFGDKGTMDMQNWGVLVQSTSENSGEMIRLDKPKNSLPAELLKAIRGDNALLVSFKEGYQVQKVLEKILLR, encoded by the coding sequence ATGTTGAAGGAAAAAATTAAAGTTGGATTAATAGGAATGGGTGCCGTGGGGGAAAGGATCCTGCGTCAATTTCGGCAGCATGAGGAGTTTGAGATTGCAGCTCTTTGTGATCGAAATGCCGAACGATTAGATAAATTTAATGCTGAGCTGCCAGATGCAGCATTACATACCAATCATTTGGAACTGCTTCAGGACGAAACCATCAAACTAATCTATTTAGGTGTTCCGCCAAAATTTCATTATTCAATTAGCATGGATATTATAAAGAGCGGCAAGCACCTTCTTTGTGAAAAGCCCCTGGCCAATTCTATTGAAGAGGCTAAGGATATGTATGAAGCTGCTGAAAATGCCGGAATTATCCATGCCATGAATTTTCCAATGGCATACAGCCCGGCCTTTAAAGTGTTTAGAGAAAAGATACAGACTGGTGAACTGGGTGAGATTAAGAAGGTAGAACTGCACCTGCAATTTACACAATGGCCACGTGAATGGCAGCAGAACGAATGGATTTCCAGCAGGGAACAAGGGGGCTTTATCCGGGAAGTATCTCCTCACTTTATTCATATGATTCTGGATACCTTCGGAGAGTTGGCCAATATCCGTTCTTTTGTGGAATATCCGGATGATGAACGTTTATGTGAAACCAGCTTTACCACTTCATTGAAGCTTCCAGGCGGCATTCCTGTTCTATTTAACGGAATTGCGGGAATTGGGCAAAAAGAACATCTGTCTTTTAAAGTTTTTGGTGATAAAGGAACTATGGATATGCAGAACTGGGGTGTTCTTGTACAAAGTACGTCCGAAAACAGCGGAGAAATGATAAGGCTTGATAAGCCGAAAAACAGTCTTCCTGCAGAACTCCTCAAAGCAATAAGAGGAGACAATGCATTATTGGTTTCCTTTAAAGAAGGATATCAGGTGCAAAAGGTGCTTGAAAAAATCCTATTAAGATAA
- a CDS encoding YebC/PmpR family DNA-binding transcriptional regulator produces the protein MGRKWNNIKEKKASKDANTSRVYSKFALEIYVVAKQGEPDPEANQALKFVLERAKTYNVPRNIIDRAIEKAKGGAEENYDELRYEGFGPSGSMIIVDALTNNVNRTASNVRAAFGKNGGNMGVSGSVSYMFDSTAVIGIEGKSEEEVLEILMEADVDARDILEEDDTVIVYAEPDQFHAVQEAFKSAGINEFAVAELTMLPQNEVTLEADAQAQFEKLIDALEDLEDVQRVYHNVDQGE, from the coding sequence ATGGGCCGTAAATGGAACAATATTAAAGAAAAGAAAGCATCAAAAGACGCAAATACGAGCCGTGTATATTCCAAGTTTGCACTTGAAATATATGTGGTTGCCAAGCAAGGTGAGCCTGATCCGGAAGCAAACCAGGCTTTAAAATTTGTGCTCGAACGTGCAAAAACATATAACGTGCCAAGAAATATCATTGATCGTGCAATTGAAAAAGCAAAAGGCGGAGCGGAAGAAAACTATGATGAGCTTCGCTACGAAGGATTCGGGCCTAGCGGATCCATGATTATAGTCGATGCATTAACTAATAACGTAAATCGCACAGCTTCTAACGTACGTGCTGCATTCGGAAAAAATGGCGGGAATATGGGTGTGAGCGGATCTGTTTCCTATATGTTCGACTCAACCGCTGTTATCGGCATTGAAGGCAAATCGGAGGAAGAAGTGCTGGAAATCCTGATGGAAGCAGACGTAGATGCACGTGATATTCTGGAAGAAGATGATACGGTAATCGTTTATGCAGAACCCGATCAGTTTCATGCAGTTCAGGAAGCATTCAAGTCAGCAGGCATAAATGAGTTTGCTGTTGCTGAATTAACAATGCTCCCGCAAAATGAAGTCACCCTTGAGGCTGATGCACAGGCGCAATTTGAAAAGCTGATTGACGCCCTTGAAGACCTGGAAGATGTCCAGCGTGTTTATCACAATGTAGACCAAGGTGAATAA
- a CDS encoding class D sortase, which translates to MKRKLSLKGAIGLTFILCGIWIAASNLMPYLNSQKTSAHIDPSSTVKTEVKAEQKTEQHSLYTVRPKMGEEMGVLSIPKISAHLPIFHGTDEDELEKGVGHYAGSVLPGEEDNSVLSGHRDTVFRKLGEVEIGDLLVVNTSAGEFTYKVRKVRIVDADDRTVIVPKPRATLTVTTCYPFDFIGDAPQRYILMGDLVRK; encoded by the coding sequence GTGAAAAGGAAACTCTCATTAAAAGGAGCTATTGGTCTAACTTTTATTTTGTGCGGAATTTGGATTGCAGCTTCAAATCTCATGCCATATTTGAATAGCCAAAAAACTTCAGCCCATATTGATCCCTCCAGCACTGTAAAAACAGAAGTGAAGGCTGAACAAAAAACGGAACAGCATAGCCTATACACCGTCCGTCCAAAAATGGGAGAAGAAATGGGCGTTTTATCAATACCTAAGATATCAGCACATCTGCCAATCTTCCATGGTACGGATGAAGATGAGTTAGAAAAGGGAGTTGGCCATTATGCCGGCAGCGTCCTTCCAGGAGAAGAAGACAATTCAGTCCTTTCCGGCCACCGGGATACAGTCTTTCGCAAACTTGGAGAAGTAGAGATTGGCGATTTACTTGTCGTAAACACTTCTGCTGGTGAATTTACCTATAAAGTTCGTAAAGTAAGAATCGTCGATGCAGACGACAGAACAGTAATTGTACCAAAGCCAAGAGCAACTCTAACTGTAACAACCTGCTATCCTTTTGACTTTATTGGAGATGCACCACAGAGGTATATCCTCATGGGAGATCTTGTAAGAAAATAA
- a CDS encoding processed acidic surface protein → MKRLSIVIASILLLSLFPAVSFAAPSDDEVAEFLNETNWSEEGLNDHLEYFWDMNIEDFDTMEEMIEYLGEPITEENLQQLLADYDFENEEELVALLAENGEMETTDDVRDVFRYIDALDSTISFLTYTGTEINDETLQQLLNDYGLTKEELISLLEENDDSIENYEYIEDLDIMVSIYLGGDELPGEDEMNQILADIDLTDEELEALFAHFMTLDFENPDLLDKMMDLESRLMAFGEFDSAGDLTEAEIAELISIMKEMMDLFQLDAEFYLVKDGEKIHLTTAEMVALEETNGYDLLIELYNTQGQFLADMIITAEMFSSELIEDTVTDLNQAETVIKKQEPAKVKPVSKHVKTVKGGKLPNTAGHYTEGLLAGIGLTLIGITIFRRRKVKAA, encoded by the coding sequence TTGAAAAGACTAAGTATTGTTATTGCATCCATCCTATTGTTGAGCTTGTTTCCGGCTGTCAGCTTTGCAGCACCAAGCGATGATGAAGTGGCTGAATTCCTGAATGAAACAAATTGGTCTGAAGAAGGATTAAATGACCATCTGGAATATTTTTGGGATATGAATATCGAAGATTTCGATACGATGGAGGAAATGATTGAATATCTGGGTGAGCCTATTACTGAAGAAAACCTTCAGCAGCTCTTAGCTGACTATGATTTTGAAAATGAGGAAGAGTTAGTGGCATTGCTTGCGGAGAATGGAGAAATGGAAACGACTGACGATGTTAGGGATGTTTTCCGATATATTGATGCTTTGGATTCCACTATTTCTTTTTTAACATATACAGGCACTGAAATTAACGATGAAACTCTTCAGCAGCTATTAAATGATTACGGACTTACAAAAGAGGAGCTCATTTCCCTGCTTGAGGAGAACGATGACTCCATTGAAAACTACGAATATATTGAGGACCTTGATATCATGGTTTCCATTTATCTGGGTGGAGATGAATTACCTGGTGAAGACGAAATGAACCAAATACTTGCAGATATAGATCTTACAGACGAAGAACTTGAAGCATTATTTGCACATTTTATGACCTTGGATTTCGAGAATCCCGACTTGCTTGATAAAATGATGGACCTTGAAAGCCGTTTAATGGCATTTGGGGAGTTTGACAGTGCCGGGGATTTAACAGAAGCAGAAATAGCTGAACTTATCAGCATTATGAAGGAAATGATGGATCTGTTTCAGCTTGATGCCGAGTTTTATCTTGTGAAAGATGGTGAAAAAATCCATTTAACTACAGCTGAAATGGTTGCATTGGAAGAGACAAATGGCTATGACCTGCTTATTGAACTTTATAATACTCAAGGCCAGTTCCTGGCAGATATGATTATTACAGCAGAGATGTTCAGTTCAGAGCTAATTGAAGACACAGTGACAGATTTGAATCAGGCTGAAACTGTAATCAAAAAACAGGAGCCTGCTAAAGTGAAACCAGTTTCAAAACACGTAAAAACTGTAAAAGGCGGAAAACTGCCAAACACAGCAGGCCACTATACTGAAGGACTATTAGCAGGCATCGGTCTAACCCTTATAGGAATTACCATTTTCCGAAGACGAAAAGTGAAAGCTGCGTGA
- a CDS encoding DUF2157 domain-containing protein — MNPLNAETEKYQQNIFQFELMKLKEKDYISSEHYEITLKAHHQYYQDLEELKQVQVKAAKAAEEIRQKSIQPAKKTVKKKLSQEEVRERNISWLLNVGVILLLIGGLFVATSNWDTMSNFMKSASIAVVSLIFYGFAFISGRVLKIERTSFAFIVLGSLFLPIFILSIGWFELLGPYLSFYGEGRYILGAAGSLLIVPVYSVFAQKLGSRLFVWFAYIALTAWAGYTMAAFKLENDSFYLGLMIFNALLSAAYHRIKKQASLKLFSRELVFFAQINLVISTLLMLVFFNSHVFYSVNILLTAAVYLSMVYVTGRKEFHFVFSLLIVYGAYQLIENTMLNAAGPFFFALVGIGFLFVPRVMDKQYSWDKIFILTSAAVSILAFLYISVEGILLMAGEPSASLLLAYIILAVQFIYLASVMANGIFAYLAPVFLASALFEVVLMLDKAAPFNNLSLPVFFIGFVLFISFGYLLNYPLLKVVESSSRDVAVSIMLFSVVIAAGFLDWLAAGTMLLIFSFVMYLMNKAENRIFYTEAIPWAIPLSIGFAFMFYGEHLRSYSSFYQNELGMAMNTVIASIALLILYGVLSKKGHKTHARNVFLISLGFYTISLFTAVALTINEVWMRPAVFIGGIILYLALYHFHKQSWIPFVSASISLFAYFMLLIGLPVNFTFFNWVQFPLGAWMLLGAAFYISNKDFVLARGFSWIGHIYMPFAMILTFFIYRENSIWSFLVTLAVYWISFRVSVKEWKVKIFLYSSFLTLFMVILTGMDHIWEENFSEYAVLLVSCAVFIFWLTGKTQDKQRSVYFLIPWSVIGILAFLTSYPFGYVPFIVSIIYSAGLIVYLHRTKLDILDAVPLLLLYVAVLKFLFINGVAPDMKILVSAGFGLVSAIIGKMVYAKILMTKKADSYTIISLLFFLTAYLFPAVSLWAEVLPGLLIGTLLFLQRGRMASKHEWLPGLLSGAVLLEPYYSLLKNIELPDLFIREAYVLPWIILIIFVRKVLKGQYAAQTNKIQWAVLILVSLLLVQDGLASNTVYDALIVGTLSLISMLAGTFWRIKSYFFVGSGVLLLNVLLQTRPYWGNLPWWAYLLIAGSILISAASYNEWQKQKTAKGEETLISKCKNSIMNKLKEWS; from the coding sequence GTGAATCCCTTGAACGCCGAAACCGAAAAATATCAGCAGAACATATTTCAATTTGAACTCATGAAATTGAAAGAGAAAGACTATATATCATCAGAACATTATGAAATCACCTTGAAAGCCCACCATCAGTACTATCAGGACCTGGAAGAGCTGAAGCAAGTGCAGGTTAAGGCAGCAAAAGCTGCAGAAGAAATCAGGCAAAAGTCCATTCAGCCAGCAAAAAAAACTGTGAAAAAGAAATTATCTCAGGAAGAAGTCCGTGAAAGAAACATTTCCTGGCTGCTGAATGTTGGAGTCATCCTGCTCCTGATTGGCGGACTTTTTGTGGCAACAAGCAATTGGGATACAATGTCAAATTTCATGAAAAGTGCATCCATTGCTGTTGTTTCCCTTATTTTCTATGGCTTTGCCTTTATTTCGGGTAGGGTATTAAAGATAGAAAGAACGTCGTTTGCTTTTATTGTTCTTGGGAGTTTATTTTTGCCAATATTTATTTTGTCTATCGGCTGGTTTGAATTGCTTGGCCCTTATCTTTCCTTTTATGGGGAAGGACGCTATATACTCGGAGCGGCTGGCAGTTTATTGATCGTTCCAGTATACAGTGTATTTGCACAGAAACTGGGCTCACGTCTTTTTGTCTGGTTTGCTTATATTGCCCTGACTGCATGGGCTGGTTATACCATGGCAGCGTTCAAGCTTGAAAATGACAGTTTTTATCTTGGATTGATGATTTTCAATGCTCTGCTGTCTGCAGCCTATCACCGCATAAAAAAACAGGCTTCCCTTAAATTGTTCTCGAGAGAATTGGTTTTCTTTGCTCAAATCAATTTAGTGATCTCTACTTTATTGATGCTTGTATTTTTCAATAGCCATGTTTTTTACAGTGTGAATATTCTGTTGACGGCAGCTGTTTATTTATCAATGGTGTATGTAACAGGCAGGAAGGAGTTTCATTTCGTCTTCAGCTTACTGATTGTCTATGGTGCCTATCAGCTGATTGAAAATACTATGTTAAATGCAGCAGGCCCATTTTTCTTTGCGCTAGTAGGAATTGGTTTTCTGTTTGTTCCTAGAGTTATGGATAAGCAATATTCCTGGGATAAGATTTTTATACTGACCAGTGCAGCGGTTTCGATACTTGCTTTTCTCTATATTTCAGTTGAAGGAATCCTGTTAATGGCCGGCGAACCCTCTGCATCACTGCTGCTGGCTTATATTATTCTTGCGGTGCAGTTTATATATTTGGCAAGTGTTATGGCAAACGGGATATTTGCTTACCTGGCACCGGTATTTTTAGCCTCTGCCCTATTCGAAGTAGTACTAATGCTGGATAAAGCCGCCCCGTTCAATAATCTATCTTTACCTGTTTTCTTCATTGGCTTTGTGCTTTTTATTAGTTTCGGCTATCTGCTTAATTATCCGCTCTTAAAAGTGGTGGAATCAAGCTCACGGGATGTGGCTGTTAGTATTATGTTATTTTCAGTTGTGATTGCAGCAGGATTTCTTGATTGGCTCGCTGCAGGCACCATGCTATTAATCTTCAGCTTTGTCATGTACCTCATGAATAAGGCTGAAAATCGGATTTTTTATACAGAAGCCATTCCCTGGGCCATCCCTTTGTCAATCGGGTTTGCATTTATGTTTTATGGCGAACATCTGCGAAGCTACTCAAGCTTTTATCAGAATGAGTTAGGTATGGCCATGAATACCGTAATTGCAAGTATTGCCCTCCTTATACTTTATGGAGTTCTTTCTAAGAAAGGGCACAAAACTCATGCCAGAAACGTGTTTTTAATCTCGCTGGGATTTTATACAATCTCACTGTTTACAGCAGTTGCTTTGACAATCAATGAAGTCTGGATGAGACCTGCAGTATTTATAGGCGGCATAATCTTGTATCTTGCCCTGTATCATTTCCATAAACAAAGCTGGATTCCGTTTGTGTCAGCATCGATTTCTCTTTTTGCTTACTTTATGCTCTTGATTGGTTTACCAGTTAACTTTACATTTTTTAATTGGGTACAATTTCCGCTAGGGGCATGGATGCTGCTTGGTGCGGCTTTCTATATTTCTAATAAAGACTTTGTCCTGGCAAGAGGGTTCAGCTGGATTGGCCATATTTACATGCCGTTTGCCATGATCCTGACATTTTTTATCTATAGGGAAAACAGTATCTGGTCCTTCCTGGTCACCCTGGCGGTCTATTGGATCAGTTTCAGGGTTTCTGTTAAAGAGTGGAAGGTAAAGATATTCCTCTACAGCTCATTCTTAACTTTGTTCATGGTAATCTTGACGGGAATGGATCATATTTGGGAGGAGAACTTCAGTGAGTATGCCGTTCTTTTAGTCAGCTGTGCCGTATTCATATTCTGGCTAACCGGAAAAACTCAAGATAAACAGAGAAGTGTTTACTTTCTTATACCCTGGTCCGTGATTGGGATCTTGGCATTTTTAACTTCATATCCCTTTGGGTATGTGCCGTTTATCGTTTCTATTATCTATTCTGCAGGATTGATTGTATATTTGCATAGAACTAAACTTGATATATTGGATGCTGTTCCATTGTTATTATTATATGTGGCAGTACTTAAATTTCTGTTCATTAACGGAGTCGCTCCAGATATGAAAATTCTGGTTTCCGCAGGTTTCGGGCTGGTTTCGGCAATCATCGGAAAAATGGTATATGCCAAAATTTTAATGACTAAAAAAGCTGATAGCTACACTATTATCTCGCTGTTATTTTTCCTTACCGCCTATCTTTTTCCGGCAGTTTCCCTATGGGCGGAAGTTCTCCCTGGACTCCTGATCGGTACACTTTTATTTTTACAGAGGGGCAGAATGGCATCAAAACACGAATGGCTGCCTGGATTGCTGTCGGGAGCGGTATTGCTGGAGCCTTATTATAGTTTATTAAAGAATATTGAGTTGCCTGACCTTTTCATAAGGGAGGCATATGTGCTTCCATGGATTATCCTGATTATTTTTGTCAGGAAAGTTCTGAAAGGGCAATACGCAGCACAAACAAACAAAATTCAGTGGGCAGTCCTAATATTGGTTTCCCTGCTGCTTGTACAGGATGGCCTTGCAAGCAATACGGTTTATGATGCGCTCATAGTCGGTACGCTCTCCCTGATTTCGATGCTGGCTGGCACCTTCTGGAGAATAAAGTCCTATTTCTTTGTTGGTTCTGGGGTCCTGCTTCTGAATGTGCTTCTTCAAACAAGACCTTATTGGGGAAATCTCCCTTGGTGGGCGTATCTTTTAATTGCAGGCTCTATCCTCATTTCTGCAGCAAGTTATAATGAATGGCAGAAGCAAAAGACAGCTAAAGGTGAGGAGACTTTAATATCTAAATGCAAAAATAGCATAATGAATAAATTAAAAGAATGGTCCTAA